A stretch of DNA from Edaphobacter lichenicola:
GATCCCCGTTTCCAAGGCGAGAATTTCGCCGCCAACATGAATGCGGTTGAGATCGTGCGGACCATCGCCGACGCCATCGGCGCAAAGCCAAGCCAGGTGGCCCTCGCTTGGCTGTTGGGCAAAGGCGATTTCATCGTGCCGATTCCGGGCACGAAACGCCGTGTCTACCTTGAGGAGAATGCCGGCGCCGTGGATATCAAACTCAGCGACGACAACGTGGCTCGCCTGGAGGCAGCATTACGCCCTGAAGCCGTCTCCGGACCGCGCTACAACGAAAAGGTCATGGCGTGGGTTGATCGCTGATCTGAACGAGCCAAACCGTTTGAGGTAGTCGCTCTGACTCAACGAGGTTTCGATCCACAGGTGCCCTGGGCTCAGGAGTTAGAAGAGGCCCGGGAAGTCCTTGAAGGGCGATGGAAGATCCTTATACTTTTCCATCTTTTCACTGCGCCCGTGCTCCGCTTCTCGGAACTGCGTCGAGCCGGAAGGTCTATCCGGAGGTGCCGCACAAATCGCCGATTCACTCAGCGAACGATCCATGAGGAGTATTGAAAGATACCTCCTGTTTGGAATTCTGGGTGGAGCACGGCTTACATGGAAGCTATCTCCCCCTGGTGGCTCTGCCTTTACCTCATCGTGTACTCGTTGTACCTGTTGCAAGCGAATTTCGTGGTGATGAGAAAGGCTTTCGTTTTAAACAGGGGCAGATGAGAAGATGCTGGTGCAGAAGCGGAGGCAGATCTCCTTATGAGTTACATCCAAGG
This window harbors:
- a CDS encoding winged helix-turn-helix transcriptional regulator; translated protein: MPWAQELEEAREVLEGRWKILILFHLFTAPVLRFSELRRAGRSIRRCRTNRRFTQRTIHEEY